A window from Methylocystis sp. MJC1 encodes these proteins:
- a CDS encoding HupE/UreJ family protein, which translates to MTGFGRRLAALLLFCMGIGLAAPALAHTPDISTAKITPQPNRVYVVDVGFLATDLERMFQDTMDERAGVDLSPPGVLEEEIGKFVAKRVAMRDEAGRACLSKVEKAGEDPTNQDSALIVMRFDCSGATGKAFYDATKLLAAQGSKGKHLVSLFGENAGETMLYPQNPPLDLSQPMETTAQLMKKFFEAGVEHIVTGYDHLCFLFALILWAHSVMPVVKIVTAFTISHSITLSLAALNIFTLPSSLTEALIAASIIFVAAENFWSHKVDQRWRNTFLFGFIHGFGFASALTEMGVPQGAVVPALAAFNIGVEAGQIAIVMAVLPILFYIDRHTDGKRHDKLVYALSGLIALAGAFWFLQRIGVIPGA; encoded by the coding sequence ATGACCGGGTTCGGGAGGAGACTGGCCGCCCTTCTACTCTTCTGCATGGGGATCGGGCTTGCCGCGCCGGCGCTGGCGCATACGCCGGATATTTCCACCGCCAAAATCACGCCGCAGCCAAACCGCGTCTATGTGGTGGACGTCGGCTTCCTCGCAACCGACCTCGAGCGCATGTTCCAGGACACGATGGACGAGCGCGCCGGCGTCGATCTCTCGCCGCCGGGCGTGCTGGAGGAAGAGATCGGCAAATTCGTCGCCAAGCGCGTCGCCATGCGCGACGAGGCTGGCCGCGCCTGCCTCTCCAAGGTCGAGAAAGCCGGCGAAGACCCAACGAACCAGGACAGCGCCCTCATCGTCATGCGCTTCGACTGCTCGGGGGCGACTGGCAAGGCCTTCTACGACGCGACCAAGCTTCTCGCCGCTCAGGGCTCGAAGGGTAAGCACCTCGTCTCGCTCTTCGGCGAGAACGCCGGCGAAACCATGCTCTATCCGCAGAACCCGCCGCTCGACCTCTCGCAGCCCATGGAGACGACCGCGCAGCTCATGAAGAAATTCTTCGAGGCGGGCGTCGAACATATCGTCACCGGCTACGACCACCTCTGCTTCCTCTTCGCGCTGATCCTATGGGCGCATAGCGTCATGCCCGTGGTGAAGATCGTCACGGCCTTCACCATCTCGCATTCGATCACGCTCTCGCTCGCGGCGCTCAATATCTTCACCCTGCCCTCGTCGCTGACCGAAGCGCTGATCGCCGCCTCGATCATCTTCGTCGCCGCCGAGAATTTCTGGTCGCACAAGGTCGACCAGCGTTGGCGCAACACCTTTCTCTTCGGCTTCATCCACGGCTTCGGGTTCGCCTCGGCGCTGACGGAGATGGGCGTTCCGCAGGGCGCGGTCGTGCCGGCGCTGGCGGCCTTCAACATCGGCGTCGAAGCCGGCCAGATCGCCATCGTCATGGCGGTGCTGCCGATCCTCTTCTACATCGACCGCCACACCGACGGAAAACGCCACGACAAGCTCGTCTACGCCCTCTCGGGGCTGATCGCGCTCGCCGGAGCCTTCTGGTTCCTGCAGCGCATCGGCGTCATTCCGGGGGCGTGA
- a CDS encoding HupE/UreJ family protein, with amino-acid sequence MACKSRVGSVGEDPTNPYDAKIVLHFDCTEAPGQIFYHPEKPLAAQGARGKHLFSVGEKKANEQLTEAQKRGAEPGPGQEMLFPGDAPVDLSKPLLSPWELAPKFFAAGVEHIMTGYDHLCFLLAVVLWATRVWPVVKIVTAFTVSHSITLTLAALQLVNLPSYWVEIAIALSIIYVAVENFFTRKTEGRWRDTFAFGFIHGFGFASGLIELGVPQRAIVPALASFNLGVEAGQIGVVLVVLPLLMAIDKVFNKGERSPRLAYACSAIIAAFGMYWLLVRVGVVK; translated from the coding sequence GTGGCCTGCAAGAGCCGGGTCGGCTCGGTCGGGGAGGACCCGACCAACCCTTACGACGCCAAAATCGTCCTGCATTTCGACTGCACGGAAGCGCCGGGACAAATCTTCTATCACCCCGAAAAGCCCCTTGCTGCGCAAGGGGCGCGCGGCAAGCATCTCTTCAGCGTCGGCGAAAAGAAAGCGAACGAGCAGCTAACCGAAGCCCAGAAGCGTGGCGCCGAGCCCGGGCCGGGGCAGGAGATGCTGTTTCCCGGCGACGCCCCCGTCGACCTCTCCAAGCCTTTGCTATCGCCTTGGGAGCTCGCGCCCAAATTTTTCGCCGCCGGCGTCGAGCACATCATGACCGGTTACGATCATTTGTGCTTCCTCCTCGCGGTCGTCCTGTGGGCGACGCGCGTGTGGCCGGTCGTGAAGATCGTCACCGCCTTCACGGTCTCGCACTCGATCACTTTGACGCTGGCGGCCTTACAACTGGTCAACCTGCCGAGCTACTGGGTCGAGATCGCCATCGCATTGTCCATCATCTATGTCGCCGTCGAAAATTTCTTCACCCGCAAGACAGAGGGCCGGTGGCGCGACACTTTCGCCTTCGGCTTCATTCATGGCTTCGGTTTCGCCAGCGGCCTGATCGAATTGGGCGTCCCGCAACGCGCCATCGTGCCGGCGCTCGCAAGCTTCAACCTTGGCGTGGAAGCCGGTCAGATCGGCGTGGTGCTTGTCGTGCTGCCCCTGCTTATGGCCATCGACAAGGTCTTCAACAAGGGTGAGCGCAGTCCGCGGCTTGCCTACGCATGTTCCGCGATCATCGCCGCTTTTGGGATGTATTGGCTGCTGGTGCGGGTCGGCGTTGTAAAATAG
- the phaC gene encoding class I poly(R)-hydroxyalkanoic acid synthase codes for MTVTRDEEPAVKGRKAPPGIEATSESAEHKKKKKAGKKAKAAAVKASEAAPAKAEPPASAPRKERRAEPRAAEAGAQSMLMPPIPSPMTSAELELMAENMAQLVDQGRKAIAAAIGNVDAGGPRSELAASVADATKTLGVVAEYWLAKPDRAALAQAELYGGLSEIWRQTMRRYTGENVPPIVPSDPADKRFASPEWEQNPFFDWLRQSYLYTSRWAGELVDKAEGLDPQTRAKAAFYTRLLSSAVSPSNFVATNPELLRATIENKGENLIRGLKMFAEDINAGGGVLKIRQSDDSKFRLGIDLANTPGKVIWRNDVMELIQYAPTTEEVYARPLLLMPPWINKFYVLDLNKEKSFVRWAVEQGFTVFIISWVNPDESKAEMGFEAYMHEGILTALDVIEKATGARKVTAAGYCVGGTLLALTLAYMAAKGDDRIESVTFFATQVDFSEAGDLQILIDEARMAALDEAMAKTGYLEGVKMANAFNMLRPNELIWTYVVNNYMKGVEPVAFDLLYWNSDSTRIPRANHSFYMRSCYLENRITRGEMVMSGVPINLRLVKIPVYSIATKEDHIAPARSVFRGDKFFGGEVTYVLGGSGHIAGIINPPAKGKYDYLTGGPVKGSFDDWVANAEAHPGSWWPHWLEWITAQAPRKVPAREPGGGKLKPLCDAPGEYVRVKA; via the coding sequence ATGACGGTCACGCGCGACGAAGAGCCTGCGGTCAAGGGGCGGAAGGCTCCGCCAGGGATCGAGGCGACGTCGGAGTCGGCTGAGCACAAGAAGAAAAAGAAGGCCGGGAAAAAAGCCAAGGCGGCGGCCGTCAAGGCAAGTGAGGCGGCGCCGGCGAAAGCGGAGCCTCCCGCGAGCGCCCCGCGCAAGGAGCGGAGAGCCGAGCCGCGGGCCGCCGAGGCCGGCGCGCAATCGATGTTGATGCCGCCGATTCCATCTCCGATGACGAGCGCCGAACTCGAGCTCATGGCCGAGAATATGGCCCAGCTCGTCGATCAAGGTCGCAAGGCCATTGCCGCGGCGATCGGCAATGTCGACGCGGGCGGGCCGCGCAGCGAGCTTGCGGCGAGCGTCGCCGACGCCACCAAGACGCTGGGCGTCGTCGCAGAATATTGGCTTGCGAAGCCAGATCGCGCCGCGCTGGCGCAGGCCGAGCTTTATGGCGGCCTGAGCGAAATCTGGCGTCAGACCATGCGCCGCTACACGGGCGAGAATGTTCCGCCGATCGTGCCGTCCGATCCCGCCGACAAGCGCTTCGCTTCGCCCGAATGGGAGCAAAATCCCTTCTTCGATTGGCTGCGCCAATCCTATCTCTACACCTCCCGCTGGGCGGGCGAGTTGGTCGATAAAGCCGAGGGGCTCGATCCGCAAACGCGCGCCAAGGCGGCTTTCTACACGCGGCTACTCTCGAGCGCCGTATCGCCGTCGAACTTCGTCGCCACCAATCCCGAATTGCTGCGCGCGACGATCGAGAACAAGGGCGAAAACCTGATCCGCGGCCTGAAGATGTTCGCCGAGGACATCAACGCGGGCGGCGGCGTTTTGAAAATTCGCCAAAGCGACGACAGCAAATTCCGCCTCGGGATCGATCTCGCCAACACGCCCGGCAAGGTCATCTGGCGCAATGACGTGATGGAGCTCATTCAATACGCGCCGACGACCGAGGAGGTCTATGCGCGTCCGCTGCTCCTCATGCCGCCCTGGATCAATAAGTTCTACGTGCTCGATCTCAACAAGGAGAAGAGCTTCGTTCGCTGGGCGGTCGAGCAGGGCTTCACCGTCTTCATCATCTCCTGGGTCAATCCCGACGAGAGCAAGGCCGAGATGGGTTTTGAGGCCTATATGCACGAGGGGATTCTCACAGCGCTCGACGTCATCGAGAAGGCGACGGGCGCGCGCAAGGTGACGGCGGCGGGTTATTGCGTCGGCGGCACGCTGCTGGCGCTGACGCTCGCCTATATGGCGGCGAAAGGCGACGACCGCATCGAGAGCGTGACCTTCTTTGCGACGCAGGTGGATTTCAGCGAAGCGGGCGATCTGCAGATCCTGATCGACGAGGCGCGCATGGCGGCGCTCGACGAGGCCATGGCCAAGACCGGCTATCTCGAAGGCGTGAAGATGGCCAACGCCTTCAACATGCTGCGGCCAAACGAGCTGATCTGGACCTATGTGGTCAACAACTACATGAAGGGCGTCGAGCCCGTGGCCTTCGATCTGCTTTACTGGAACTCGGATTCGACGCGCATTCCGCGCGCCAACCACTCCTTCTACATGCGGAGCTGCTATCTCGAGAACCGCATCACGCGCGGCGAGATGGTGATGAGCGGCGTGCCGATCAATCTGCGCCTCGTGAAGATTCCCGTCTATTCGATCGCGACAAAGGAAGATCACATCGCCCCGGCGCGCTCGGTTTTCCGCGGCGACAAATTCTTCGGCGGCGAGGTCACCTATGTGCTCGGCGGCTCCGGCCATATTGCGGGCATCATCAATCCGCCGGCGAAGGGCAAATATGACTATCTGACCGGCGGACCGGTGAAGGGCTCGTTCGACGACTGGGTCGCGAACGCCGAGGCGCATCCCGGCTCCTGGTGGCCGCATTGGCTGGAATGGATCACGGCACAGGCGCCGCGCAAGGTTCCGGCGCGCGAGCCCGGCGGCGGCAAGCTGAAACCGCTTTGCGACGCGCCAGGTGAATATGTGCGGGTGAAGGCGTAA
- the smbP gene encoding small metal-binding protein SmbP: protein MDRRVFAVALSLALGLAFAPRLAFAESHLSEAIAHTKQAIEHGKMGHPDVLATHAEQALKHAEAAEKEKANPHIKQGITHLEKAIETGKEKKAEAATKHAEEALTHLEAAEK, encoded by the coding sequence ATGGACCGCAGAGTTTTCGCTGTCGCGCTTTCCCTGGCGCTCGGATTGGCCTTCGCGCCACGGCTGGCCTTCGCCGAAAGCCATCTTTCGGAAGCGATCGCGCATACAAAACAGGCAATCGAGCATGGCAAGATGGGCCATCCCGACGTCCTCGCGACCCACGCCGAACAAGCGCTGAAGCACGCCGAGGCGGCAGAGAAGGAAAAGGCAAACCCGCATATCAAGCAGGGCATCACCCATCTCGAAAAGGCCATCGAGACGGGCAAGGAGAAAAAGGCTGAAGCCGCGACGAAGCACGCGGAAGAAGCGCTGACGCATCTCGAGGCGGCGGAGAAATAA
- a CDS encoding DUF3775 domain-containing protein, whose amino-acid sequence MPTISTDKVCFIVVKARELESEDEGMEADASNATDDNFVSVMTEDAFDSVRNEIASFIDSMDEDEQAELVALAWVGRGDFAAADWNEALRQARDRRQGSPSAYLLGIPLLASLLEEGLGAFGESCTLYAADRQ is encoded by the coding sequence ATGCCCACCATCAGCACCGACAAGGTTTGCTTTATCGTCGTCAAAGCGCGCGAACTCGAAAGCGAGGACGAAGGCATGGAGGCCGACGCCTCCAATGCGACCGACGACAATTTCGTCAGCGTCATGACCGAGGACGCATTCGACTCTGTGCGCAACGAAATCGCTTCCTTCATCGACTCCATGGACGAGGACGAACAGGCGGAGCTTGTGGCTTTGGCCTGGGTCGGGCGCGGCGACTTCGCAGCGGCGGATTGGAACGAGGCGTTGCGCCAGGCGCGCGACCGGCGCCAGGGCTCCCCTTCAGCCTATCTCCTGGGCATCCCCCTCCTCGCCTCTCTTCTGGAGGAGGGCCTCGGCGCATTCGGCGAAAGCTGCACGCTTTACGCGGCTGACAGGCAATAA
- a CDS encoding RES family NAD+ phosphorylase — MSESRRARDIALLDAIDAFKREPFAQPVWRICREGRDPTLGSASNSRWCNGTYDVLYTSLERDGALAEIHALLSLQPVFPSKLVSYVNKLKVEARETLRIADLPTLAALGVDVAHYRERDYARTQEVADAAYFLGFDGLVAPSARWECLNAMLFTDRVAPGAIVVEHSEPQPVDWRAWRATKAKSGA; from the coding sequence ATGTCTGAGTCGCGGCGCGCCCGTGACATCGCGCTTCTCGACGCCATCGACGCCTTCAAGCGGGAGCCCTTTGCCCAGCCGGTCTGGCGGATATGCCGGGAGGGACGAGACCCGACGCTTGGCTCCGCTTCAAATAGCCGCTGGTGTAACGGGACCTACGACGTACTCTACACGTCTCTCGAACGCGACGGCGCACTTGCTGAAATCCATGCGCTTCTGAGCCTTCAGCCCGTTTTTCCGTCGAAACTGGTCTCGTACGTGAACAAGCTGAAGGTCGAGGCCAGGGAGACGCTGCGCATCGCCGATCTTCCGACGCTCGCCGCCCTTGGCGTCGATGTCGCGCACTATCGCGAGCGTGATTACGCCCGCACGCAGGAGGTCGCCGACGCTGCTTATTTCCTGGGTTTCGACGGGCTGGTGGCGCCGAGCGCCCGCTGGGAGTGTCTGAACGCCATGCTTTTCACGGACCGGGTTGCGCCGGGGGCGATAGTCGTGGAGCATTCCGAACCCCAGCCTGTGGATTGGCGGGCCTGGCGCGCGACCAAGGCCAAAAGCGGCGCCTAA
- a CDS encoding TonB-dependent receptor, with amino-acid sequence MKHRLTSVSVFAIGAALGVSPALAQQALPTITVGHTHAVTHTHGGQTHTHAVYHTHIVPAPRPLTVAQPAPAAPAGPTPPPITSSSEKFFTGKEVNAIPFSRPGEALEIVPGLVVTQHSGEGKANQYFLRGFNLDHGSDLALYLDGMPLNMRTHGHGQGYADANFMIPELLGYMVARKGPYDAQDGDFSSAGSIYLQYKDKIDKGLYQVTGGSFGYGRALAIAPYKDFAGGSAYGAVESQYYNGPWERGDNLRRINSVFRWQRGTQEDGAAVTFMGYANRWYSTDQIPERAVNSGLLSLWGTLNPTDGGDTTRFSLSGRWSQTEGNHSSRVEAYVVRSTLDLYNDFTYFVSNPTLGDQFRQFDRRWIAGVNGLHTIKWDSFGLPVETRIGVQGRYDDIRVGLQNSFRRTPYETVRNDGVGEGSISFWTDTSVRWTPWLKTVAGGRFDYYNANVNSLQSLWGAPVVASAAGTPAFLWTGPFNSGSKDAALFSPKASIILGPWAKTELFANYGEGFHSTDARGTVQQVDTTALSAQDTFLPVAPIPLLVKSRGAEIGARTKFLEGLDSSVSFFWLNLDSENQFQGDSGTTIFGRPSRRYGVEIANHYRPVSWVNFDGDVALVHARYRGVDQQQALAYADLLTPQALPYGTFLGNAPGNFLQNSVAITAMGGLELGEATGWFGAIKYRYIGPRPLTEDGYLKSPATGTVNARLGYRWADGWRVQLDAFNIFNSRSDQITYGYGSLLPSDPLYGQCRAGVAPSAVCAIGVMDRHFKPVEPPAVRVTLSGPLSFDGGPVTTLPNFGEPFRAFAKN; translated from the coding sequence ATGAAACACCGTCTCACGTCCGTCTCTGTCTTCGCAATTGGAGCGGCTCTCGGCGTTTCCCCGGCCCTGGCGCAGCAGGCGCTGCCGACGATCACCGTCGGCCATACGCATGCCGTCACCCATACCCATGGCGGCCAGACCCATACCCATGCGGTCTACCACACCCATATCGTGCCGGCGCCGCGTCCGCTGACCGTGGCTCAGCCGGCCCCCGCTGCGCCCGCCGGCCCCACGCCGCCGCCGATCACTTCGTCGAGCGAGAAGTTTTTCACTGGCAAGGAGGTCAACGCCATCCCCTTCTCGCGTCCCGGCGAGGCTCTGGAGATCGTGCCCGGCCTCGTCGTGACCCAGCACTCGGGCGAGGGCAAAGCCAATCAGTATTTTCTGCGCGGCTTCAACCTCGACCACGGCAGTGACCTCGCGCTTTATCTGGACGGCATGCCGCTCAACATGCGCACGCATGGCCACGGCCAGGGCTATGCGGACGCCAACTTCATGATCCCCGAGCTGCTCGGTTATATGGTCGCGCGCAAGGGGCCCTATGACGCGCAGGACGGCGATTTCTCCTCGGCCGGCTCGATCTACCTGCAATACAAGGACAAGATCGATAAGGGGCTCTACCAGGTCACCGGCGGTAGCTTCGGCTATGGGCGCGCGCTCGCCATCGCTCCCTATAAGGATTTCGCCGGCGGCTCCGCCTATGGCGCCGTCGAGTCGCAATATTACAACGGCCCCTGGGAGCGCGGCGACAATCTGCGCCGAATCAACAGCGTGTTCCGCTGGCAGCGGGGCACGCAGGAAGACGGCGCGGCCGTCACCTTCATGGGCTACGCCAACCGCTGGTATTCGACGGATCAAATTCCGGAGCGGGCGGTCAACAGCGGGCTTCTCTCGCTCTGGGGCACATTGAACCCGACGGACGGCGGCGACACCACCCGCTTCTCGCTTTCCGGCCGATGGAGCCAGACCGAGGGCAACCATTCGAGCCGCGTCGAAGCTTATGTCGTGCGGTCCACGCTCGATCTCTACAACGACTTCACATATTTCGTTTCGAACCCCACTCTCGGCGACCAGTTCCGCCAATTCGACCGGCGCTGGATCGCGGGCGTCAATGGCCTGCATACGATCAAATGGGACAGTTTCGGACTGCCGGTCGAGACGCGGATCGGCGTCCAGGGCCGCTATGACGATATTCGCGTCGGCTTGCAGAACTCGTTCCGCCGCACGCCCTATGAGACGGTGCGCAATGACGGCGTGGGCGAGGGCAGCATCAGCTTCTGGACCGACACTAGCGTGCGCTGGACGCCCTGGCTGAAGACGGTCGCGGGCGGACGCTTCGATTACTACAACGCCAACGTCAATTCGCTGCAATCGCTGTGGGGCGCGCCGGTGGTCGCTTCAGCCGCCGGAACGCCGGCCTTCCTTTGGACGGGGCCGTTCAACAGCGGCTCGAAGGACGCGGCGCTCTTCAGCCCCAAGGCCTCGATCATCCTCGGGCCCTGGGCGAAGACGGAGCTCTTCGCCAATTATGGGGAAGGCTTCCATTCGACCGACGCGCGCGGAACGGTGCAGCAGGTCGACACGACGGCGCTATCGGCTCAGGACACGTTCTTGCCCGTGGCGCCCATCCCGCTGCTCGTGAAGTCGCGTGGCGCGGAAATTGGCGCGCGCACCAAGTTCCTCGAAGGGCTCGATTCGAGCGTCAGCTTCTTCTGGCTCAATCTCGATTCCGAGAATCAGTTTCAGGGCGATAGCGGCACGACGATCTTCGGTCGTCCGAGCCGCCGCTACGGCGTCGAGATCGCCAATCATTACCGACCCGTCTCCTGGGTCAATTTCGACGGCGACGTGGCGCTGGTGCATGCGCGCTATCGCGGCGTCGATCAGCAGCAGGCGCTTGCCTACGCCGATCTGCTGACGCCGCAGGCGCTGCCTTACGGGACCTTCCTCGGCAATGCGCCGGGCAATTTCCTGCAAAATTCCGTCGCCATAACGGCGATGGGCGGGCTGGAGCTCGGCGAGGCGACGGGCTGGTTCGGAGCGATCAAATATCGCTACATCGGCCCCCGCCCGCTGACCGAGGACGGCTATCTGAAGTCGCCGGCGACGGGCACGGTCAACGCCAGGCTCGGCTATCGCTGGGCGGACGGCTGGCGCGTGCAGCTCGACGCCTTCAACATCTTCAACTCGCGCTCCGACCAGATCACCTATGGCTATGGCTCGCTGCTGCCGAGCGATCCGCTCTACGGTCAATGCCGCGCGGGCGTCGCGCCGAGCGCGGTTTGCGCCATCGGCGTAATGGACCGCCATTTCAAGCCCGTGGAGCCGCCGGCGGTGCGCGTGACGCTCTCGGGGCCGCTGAGCTTCGACGGCGGGCCGGTGACGACGCTGCCGAATTTTGGGGAGCCGTTTCGGGCATTTGCGAAGAACTGA
- a CDS encoding antitoxin Xre/MbcA/ParS toxin-binding domain-containing protein, with protein MATAVAKIIDHLREDGGLQGKDIANIVEVSPATVSRWSSGKATPDLRTQTVIAELRYVVDRLGDFYTPEETRLWLHTPHPMLKGERAIDLINSGRTQEVLAVIEALDSGAYV; from the coding sequence ATGGCGACGGCTGTTGCAAAAATTATCGACCACCTCCGGGAAGACGGCGGTCTCCAGGGGAAGGACATTGCCAATATCGTCGAGGTCTCCCCCGCCACAGTCTCCCGCTGGTCCAGCGGCAAGGCGACCCCGGATTTACGCACACAGACGGTCATCGCCGAATTGCGCTACGTGGTCGACCGGCTTGGGGATTTCTATACGCCCGAAGAGACGCGCCTCTGGCTGCATACGCCGCATCCAATGCTAAAGGGCGAGCGGGCGATCGACCTCATCAATAGCGGCCGCACGCAAGAGGTGCTCGCCGTGATCGAGGCTTTGGATTCGGGCGCCTATGTCTGA
- the nikR gene encoding nickel-responsive transcriptional regulator NikR, protein MQRVTVTIDDELMSALDLYMEAGGHQNRSEAVRDLVRAGLLKEPKTDDGARNCVAALVYVYDHETRQLSKKLVHDHHSHADMSIATLHVHLDEASCLEVSLLKGQKSEVEHFASHLIGERGVRYGQLVVVPAQPEDEEAPPVHASHGHAHR, encoded by the coding sequence TTGCAACGCGTGACGGTGACGATCGACGACGAGCTGATGAGCGCGCTCGATCTCTACATGGAGGCCGGCGGACATCAGAACCGCTCGGAAGCCGTGCGCGACCTCGTGCGGGCGGGGTTGCTCAAAGAGCCCAAGACGGACGACGGCGCGCGCAATTGCGTGGCGGCGCTCGTGTATGTCTATGACCACGAGACCCGGCAGCTCTCCAAAAAGCTCGTTCACGACCATCACAGCCACGCCGATATGTCCATCGCGACGCTGCATGTGCATCTGGACGAAGCCAGCTGTCTCGAGGTCTCGCTGCTGAAGGGGCAGAAATCCGAGGTCGAGCATTTCGCGAGCCATCTCATCGGCGAGCGCGGCGTGCGTTATGGGCAGCTTGTCGTGGTTCCCGCGCAGCCGGAGGATGAGGAGGCGCCGCCGGTTCACGCCAGCCACGGCCATGCGCATCGGTGA
- the ald gene encoding alanine dehydrogenase has protein sequence MRVGAPKEIKDNEYRVGLTPSSVAELVHAGHAVLVEKGSGEGAGLTDDDYARAGARLVEGPAEIFASADLIVKVKEPQPSEIGLLRPGQVLFTYLHLAADATLTRALMQSGAICIAYETVTSPGGGLPLLAPMSEIAGRLAPQAGARFLEKGEGGRGVLLAGAPGVPSAEVLILGAGNVGLQAAAIALGMGASVLIADRNVDALRRLEARFGSAVRSIYSTRTSVAETIKHADLVICAALTPGARAPILVTRDMLHTMTRGSVIVDVAIDQGGCCETSRPTSHSDPVYIVDGVVHYCVTNMPGVVPRTSTFALNNATLPFVLAIANKGWRAALADDPHLRAGLEILDGRVVSAPVAAAHELPLASLPDLSY, from the coding sequence ATGCGTGTCGGCGCGCCAAAGGAAATCAAGGACAATGAATATCGCGTCGGCCTGACGCCCTCTTCCGTCGCGGAATTGGTCCATGCCGGCCATGCCGTGCTGGTCGAGAAAGGCTCCGGCGAGGGCGCAGGCCTGACGGATGACGATTATGCGCGCGCCGGCGCCCGACTCGTCGAAGGGCCGGCGGAAATTTTTGCGAGCGCCGATCTCATCGTGAAGGTCAAGGAGCCCCAGCCGAGCGAAATCGGGCTGCTGCGGCCGGGACAGGTCCTCTTCACCTATCTTCATCTCGCCGCCGACGCCACGCTCACGCGGGCCTTGATGCAAAGCGGCGCAATCTGCATCGCCTATGAAACGGTGACGTCGCCGGGCGGCGGTCTGCCGCTTCTGGCGCCGATGTCGGAAATCGCCGGCCGCCTCGCCCCGCAGGCGGGCGCGCGCTTTCTCGAAAAAGGCGAGGGCGGGAGAGGCGTGCTGCTCGCCGGCGCGCCGGGCGTTCCATCGGCGGAGGTTCTCATTCTCGGCGCCGGCAATGTCGGCTTGCAGGCGGCGGCGATTGCGCTGGGCATGGGCGCGAGCGTGCTCATCGCCGATCGCAACGTCGACGCCTTGCGCCGTCTCGAAGCGAGATTCGGTTCGGCGGTGCGGAGCATCTATTCCACCCGCACATCCGTCGCCGAAACGATCAAGCACGCCGATCTCGTCATCTGCGCCGCGCTGACGCCGGGCGCCCGCGCGCCCATTCTCGTCACGCGCGACATGCTGCACACGATGACGCGCGGCTCCGTCATCGTCGACGTCGCCATAGATCAGGGCGGCTGCTGCGAGACCTCGCGCCCGACGAGCCATTCCGACCCGGTCTATATCGTCGACGGCGTCGTGCATTATTGCGTGACCAATATGCCGGGCGTTGTGCCGCGCACCTCGACCTTCGCGCTCAATAACGCCACTTTGCCTTTCGTTCTCGCAATCGCGAACAAGGGCTGGCGGGCGGCGCTTGCGGACGATCCCCATCTCCGCGCGGGGCTCGAAATCCTGGACGGGCGCGTCGTCTCGGCCCCGGTCGCGGCCGCGCATGAGCTGCCGCTGGCGTCGTTACCCGATCTTTCCTATTGA
- a CDS encoding iron-containing redox enzyme family protein → MREALNVLLNNVKKEMSACPWENPYAYADFLAQTYYYVCHSTRLLGLAAGLCRVDRDLLHRRFVQHIGEEKLHERLALNDLRGLGLKLEDFPERSITKAFYEAQYYKIERLDPTALFGYILLLEGVAVSLCPEIYQRIARAHGKQCANFLRVHVEEDVDHLPKAFAQIEGLSASQKNDIMINMAQTADLYGKIIAQAAQSPSVDARARAA, encoded by the coding sequence ATGCGTGAAGCGCTCAATGTTCTTTTGAACAACGTGAAAAAGGAAATGTCGGCTTGCCCTTGGGAAAATCCGTACGCCTACGCCGATTTTCTCGCGCAGACTTATTACTACGTCTGCCACTCCACGAGGCTTCTGGGCCTTGCGGCAGGCCTTTGCCGGGTCGACAGAGACCTGCTTCATCGCCGCTTCGTTCAGCATATCGGCGAGGAAAAATTGCATGAGCGCCTGGCGTTGAACGACCTGCGCGGTCTGGGGCTGAAGCTCGAGGACTTTCCCGAACGTTCGATTACAAAGGCGTTTTACGAGGCGCAGTATTACAAGATCGAGCGCCTCGATCCCACGGCGCTCTTTGGTTACATCCTTCTTCTGGAAGGCGTCGCCGTGTCTCTTTGCCCTGAAATTTATCAGCGCATCGCGCGGGCGCATGGCAAGCAGTGCGCAAACTTCTTGAGGGTTCATGTCGAGGAGGACGTCGATCATTTGCCGAAAGCCTTCGCCCAGATCGAGGGCCTGTCGGCGAGTCAGAAAAACGATATCATGATAAATATGGCTCAGACCGCTGATCTTTACGGCAAGATCATCGCGCAGGCGGCTCAAAGCCCGAGCGTCGATGCGCGCGCAAGGGCGGCTTAG